A window of the Methanomicrobia archaeon genome harbors these coding sequences:
- a CDS encoding aldehyde:ferredoxin oxidoreductase, which translates to MQAQDLNKVLYINLTKKDIAVRARPELFSAYLGGTGVAIKLLEEECPPGTDPLSPENPIIFAVGPISGMYPSASKTVAMFKSPLTGNLGESHCGGRSAISIKLAGYGAIVIRGASDLPLYLAIHGDDVHFRNASSIWGVEAHTVGRILREAEPGSGLRSIIRIGRAGEELVRYACVVAETYRHFGRLGLGAVMGSKKLKALVVSADKSAEIPKEKLKAYRAIYDELQEVVVETDAMEKYHDLGTAGKIYDLNKIGGMAYKNLTSAQAPDAVAKELSGENLALKYLSRRVSCAHCPVGCIHLASVREMYEPGYYYKTSTLSYDNETIYALGFMIGVTKAEEYMRLIDLVDRAGLDALSTGVTLAWATEAYERGLISEAQTGGLKLAWGDTETYLTAIKRIVLMPNEFYRDLAQGVEHASRVYGGQEFALAFGGNEMPEYHTGIACYINNLAGARHSHLDSAGYDLDQKLLGKEFTLDEVVDQLLKEEEWRQILSSLVVCFFARKVYTPEVIPKALDAIGIDGWTTEKLEALGREIHRAKMNFKFREGFELDTIRIPKRIFEVPTPHGLLKEDELRNALALYKQRLQAGS; encoded by the coding sequence ATGCAAGCGCAAGATCTGAATAAGGTACTGTACATAAATCTGACGAAGAAGGACATCGCGGTACGTGCGCGGCCAGAGCTGTTTAGCGCGTATCTGGGCGGCACGGGCGTCGCGATCAAGCTTTTGGAGGAGGAATGCCCGCCCGGGACCGATCCGCTGAGTCCGGAGAATCCGATCATCTTCGCCGTGGGCCCGATCTCAGGTATGTACCCCTCGGCCTCGAAGACGGTCGCGATGTTCAAATCACCGTTGACCGGGAATTTGGGTGAGAGCCACTGTGGCGGCAGAAGCGCGATCTCGATCAAGCTTGCGGGCTATGGTGCGATCGTCATCAGAGGCGCGAGCGACCTCCCGCTCTATCTCGCGATCCACGGCGACGACGTCCACTTCCGGAACGCATCGTCTATTTGGGGCGTGGAGGCGCACACGGTGGGCAGGATCTTACGGGAAGCCGAGCCGGGGAGCGGGCTCAGATCCATCATTCGGATTGGGCGAGCGGGTGAAGAGCTGGTACGATATGCCTGCGTGGTTGCCGAGACCTACCGCCACTTCGGCCGGCTCGGGCTGGGTGCGGTGATGGGCTCAAAGAAGCTGAAAGCGCTCGTGGTCTCCGCAGACAAAAGCGCGGAGATACCGAAGGAGAAGCTGAAAGCGTATCGAGCGATCTACGACGAGCTGCAAGAGGTGGTGGTGGAGACCGACGCGATGGAGAAGTATCATGATCTGGGCACGGCAGGAAAGATCTACGATCTGAACAAGATCGGCGGCATGGCCTATAAGAATTTAACCTCGGCGCAAGCTCCCGATGCGGTGGCGAAGGAGTTATCGGGTGAAAATCTAGCGCTGAAGTACCTCTCACGACGCGTATCCTGTGCGCACTGCCCGGTGGGCTGTATCCATCTGGCTTCAGTCCGCGAGATGTACGAGCCGGGTTACTATTACAAGACCTCGACACTCTCCTATGATAATGAAACTATCTACGCGCTTGGTTTCATGATCGGGGTCACGAAGGCGGAGGAATACATGCGGCTGATCGATCTCGTGGATCGCGCGGGGTTGGACGCGCTCAGCACGGGCGTGACGCTCGCATGGGCGACCGAAGCGTACGAGAGGGGGCTCATCAGTGAGGCGCAGACCGGCGGTCTGAAGCTGGCATGGGGTGATACCGAGACGTATTTAACGGCGATCAAGAGGATTGTCCTCATGCCGAACGAGTTCTATCGTGACTTAGCGCAGGGCGTGGAGCACGCTTCGCGTGTGTATGGTGGTCAGGAGTTCGCGCTCGCCTTTGGGGGGAACGAGATGCCCGAATATCATACGGGTATCGCGTGCTATATCAACAATCTCGCCGGTGCACGGCACAGCCATCTCGACTCCGCGGGCTATGACCTTGACCAGAAGTTGCTGGGCAAGGAGTTCACGCTCGATGAGGTGGTGGATCAGCTGCTGAAGGAAGAGGAGTGGCGGCAGATACTCTCCAGCCTCGTGGTCTGCTTCTTCGCCCGAAAGGTCTACACGCCCGAGGTTATCCCGAAGGCGCTGGACGCTATTGGGATCGACGGCTGGACGACGGAGAAACTGGAAGCGCTCGGGAGAGAGATCCACCGTGCAAAGATGAACTTCAAGTTCAGAGAGGGCTTCGAGCTGGATACTATCCGTATACCGAAACGTATCTTCGAGGTGCCAACACCGCACGGACTCTTGAAGGAGGACGAGCTTCGAAACGCACTTGCGCTCTACAAGCAGAGACTGCAAGCGGGGTCGTAA
- a CDS encoding [Fe-S]-binding protein has product MVKKLAVLDENKCIGCMECMFACSRRVGRGGMNKSAIGVRSAGGIERGFVITACRACKNPPCAKVCPTDALREREGGGIILDEDKCIGCGYCVDACILGAIFWDTEKNKPLVCKYCGKCAEYCVHDVIGLVDVEES; this is encoded by the coding sequence ATGGTGAAGAAATTAGCGGTTCTTGATGAGAACAAATGCATCGGCTGCATGGAGTGCATGTTCGCCTGCTCGCGGCGCGTGGGGCGCGGTGGTATGAACAAGTCCGCGATCGGCGTGCGTTCGGCGGGCGGCATAGAGCGCGGCTTCGTGATCACGGCCTGCCGTGCGTGCAAGAACCCGCCATGCGCGAAGGTCTGCCCGACGGACGCTTTACGGGAACGAGAAGGCGGGGGCATCATATTGGACGAGGATAAGTGTATCGGGTGCGGCTACTGCGTCGATGCCTGTATTCTGGGTGCGATCTTCTGGGACACTGAGAAGAACAAGCCCCTGGTCTGCAAATACTGTGGCAAATGCGCTGAGTATTGCGTGCATGATGTTATCGGTCTGGTGGATGTAGAGGAAAGCTGA
- the cofE gene encoding coenzyme F420-0:L-glutamate ligase: protein MSSRKFVPGSRLEIIGIQGLPEITEGDDLPQLFLDAVQEQQLGLADGDVIVITSKIVSKSEGRVVDLAAVHASSEAERIARETEKDPRIVQLVLEESNIIERLMRNHLIVETKYGFVCANAGVDESNVEAGKAVLLPEDPQESARRLRRELEAQSGKQIAVLIADSFGRAFRDGVTGICVGISGIPALVDRRGEEDRFGKIAQITKEAIADEICAAANLVMGEFQEGVPIAIVRGLVVERAERDIHELLFTREEDLFR from the coding sequence ATGAGCAGCAGAAAGTTCGTTCCCGGGAGCCGTCTGGAGATCATCGGTATCCAGGGACTGCCGGAGATCACTGAAGGTGATGATCTTCCTCAGCTCTTCCTCGATGCGGTGCAGGAGCAGCAGCTGGGCTTGGCGGATGGCGACGTCATCGTAATCACCTCAAAGATCGTCTCAAAGAGTGAGGGGCGCGTCGTTGACCTGGCCGCGGTGCATGCGAGCAGCGAAGCGGAGCGAATAGCACGTGAAACGGAGAAAGACCCGCGGATCGTGCAGCTCGTTCTTGAGGAGTCGAACATCATCGAGCGATTGATGCGAAACCATCTCATTGTGGAGACGAAGTACGGCTTTGTCTGCGCTAATGCGGGCGTAGACGAGTCGAACGTCGAGGCGGGTAAGGCCGTGCTGCTCCCCGAAGATCCACAGGAGAGCGCGCGACGGCTCCGCCGTGAGCTCGAGGCGCAGAGCGGGAAACAGATCGCGGTATTAATCGCGGATTCCTTTGGCCGTGCATTTCGTGACGGTGTTACGGGCATCTGCGTCGGTATCTCGGGTATTCCCGCTCTGGTGGATCGACGGGGTGAGGAAGACCGATTCGGTAAGATCGCGCAGATAACGAAAGAAGCGATCGCCGACGAGATCTGTGCGGCGGCGAATCTGGTGATGGGCGAGTTTCAGGAGGGCGTGCCCATTGCGATCGTCCGCGGATTGGTGGTGGAGCGGGCCGAACGAGATATTCACGAATTACTATTCACCCGTGAGGAAGACCTCTTCAGGTAA
- a CDS encoding Trm112 family protein gives MKKELMDILACPACKGDLELSIQAEDEQNEVVTGSLYCRQCDARYPIEDGIPNLLLPKEKRT, from the coding sequence ATGAAGAAAGAGCTGATGGATATCCTCGCCTGTCCTGCCTGCAAGGGCGATTTGGAGCTGAGCATTCAGGCGGAAGACGAACAGAACGAGGTAGTGACGGGGAGTCTGTATTGCCGGCAGTGCGATGCGCGCTATCCGATAGAGGACGGGATTCCGAACCTCCTGCTACCGAAAGAAAAACGAACCTGA
- the pyrG gene encoding CTP synthase (glutamine hydrolyzing) has product MKYIVVTGGVMSGLGKGITMASIGRLLKDRGYSIVPIKIDPYINIDAGTMNPYQHGEVFVCADGTEVDLDLGHYERFMDIELGREHNITTGIVYDAVIERERKGEYLGQTVQIIPHITNEIKARIRAVAAGSGAEICLVEIGGTVGDIESMPFLEAVRQMHGEEDENDFLFVHVTLVPYTALGEQKTKPTQHSVKALRELGLQPDIIVCRCKVPLKDEVKAKIGMFCNVRKNAVISARDAEDIYEVPLLLEREGMAEIIMSKLQLTQGVEDANWAMMVARLKESRQGPCITIAIVGKYAELEDSYLSIKEAIKHAATAVGCNVMVKWLEAEDLEVAGGLEPFFEGVQGIIVPGGFGGRGVEGKINAIQYAREHKIPYLGLCFGFQMAVVEIARHVGHLKDAHSAELSEGTPHPVIALLEDQEGVDELGGTMRLGNQQVFIRKGTIAERIYGMNKIVERHRHRYEVNPAYVEQIEKDGVVFSGSDRSGMRIEIVELEGHPFFFATQFHPEFRSRPNKPSPPFKAFIEACLPGSCAP; this is encoded by the coding sequence ATGAAGTATATCGTGGTGACCGGCGGCGTGATGAGCGGGCTTGGGAAGGGCATCACTATGGCCTCCATTGGCCGGCTCTTGAAGGACCGCGGTTATTCCATCGTTCCGATCAAGATCGATCCGTACATCAATATCGACGCGGGCACGATGAACCCGTATCAACACGGTGAGGTCTTCGTCTGTGCTGACGGCACGGAGGTTGATCTCGATTTGGGCCATTATGAGCGGTTCATGGATATCGAGCTGGGCCGCGAGCACAATATAACCACCGGCATCGTGTATGACGCGGTGATTGAGCGTGAGCGGAAGGGCGAATATCTCGGCCAGACGGTCCAGATCATTCCGCACATCACGAATGAGATAAAGGCGCGTATCCGGGCGGTGGCGGCGGGGAGTGGTGCGGAGATCTGCCTGGTGGAGATCGGCGGGACGGTTGGCGACATTGAGAGCATGCCCTTCCTCGAGGCGGTACGGCAGATGCACGGCGAGGAGGATGAGAACGACTTTCTCTTCGTGCACGTGACCCTGGTGCCGTATACCGCGCTCGGCGAGCAGAAGACGAAGCCAACGCAGCATTCAGTGAAGGCGCTGCGCGAGCTGGGGCTGCAGCCCGATATCATTGTCTGCCGGTGTAAAGTGCCCCTTAAGGATGAGGTAAAGGCGAAGATCGGGATGTTCTGTAACGTGCGAAAGAATGCGGTGATCAGTGCGCGAGACGCGGAGGACATCTACGAGGTGCCACTGCTGCTCGAGCGGGAAGGCATGGCCGAGATCATCATGAGCAAGCTCCAACTGACGCAGGGTGTAGAAGATGCCAACTGGGCGATGATGGTGGCGCGGCTGAAAGAATCGAGGCAAGGGCCGTGCATAACTATCGCGATCGTGGGTAAGTATGCGGAATTAGAGGATTCGTATTTGAGCATCAAAGAAGCGATCAAGCATGCGGCGACGGCAGTTGGGTGCAACGTCATGGTGAAATGGCTCGAGGCGGAGGATTTGGAGGTTGCTGGCGGCTTGGAACCCTTCTTTGAGGGCGTTCAGGGCATTATCGTTCCCGGCGGATTTGGCGGTCGCGGCGTCGAGGGGAAGATCAACGCGATTCAGTACGCGCGCGAGCACAAGATCCCCTACCTCGGGTTGTGCTTTGGTTTTCAGATGGCGGTGGTGGAGATAGCCCGGCATGTCGGGCACCTCAAGGACGCGCATAGTGCTGAGCTCTCAGAAGGGACGCCACATCCGGTTATCGCTCTGCTGGAAGACCAGGAAGGCGTGGATGAGCTGGGTGGCACGATGCGGCTGGGCAACCAGCAAGTCTTCATCAGGAAGGGCACGATCGCAGAGCGGATTTACGGTATGAATAAGATCGTGGAACGGCATCGGCACCGGTACGAGGTGAATCCCGCGTACGTCGAGCAGATCGAGAAAGATGGCGTGGTCTTCTCCGGCTCAGACAGAAGCGGCATGAGAATAGAGATCGTGGAGCTCGAGGGGCATCCATTCTTCTTCGCCACGCAGTTCCACCCGGAGTTCCGATCCCGGCCGAACAAGCCCTCACCACCCTTTAAGGCGTTTATAGAGGCGTGTTTACCGGGTTCCTGCGCACCATGA
- a CDS encoding ATP-dependent DNA ligase, whose amino-acid sequence MLLRELTEIYEQVRATSSTREKITLVADLLRGTPSALLPHVCYMLRGRLFPDYAVQELQIGWSSLWDVVRSVVHISDDDLKAAYNRFGDLGSAVELLVTAKPKIAVSLVSEPLTVEECYSALMKIATLSGKDSLRRKRAILTGLLNQSTPAEAKFIVKTITGDMRYGFKHGLLEEAIAQAFSVDVAVLRKAYMVRSDIGEVAQLAKEAPARLQELTIVLGRPLRPMLADTAEQLEEGFRRFDTALFEYKYDGARLSIHKHDEFVNVFTREAEEVSQSLPEIVADVRKIPHSFIVDSEIIPFEHSPKAFQELIKRLRRKYRIDEFARKIPVKVHVFDLLYLDGKTLIDVPLLERRKLLQTVIAPSEHVAIATYLLTKSAAEARIMFQEALDHGSEGLMIKNPQSCYTPGKRGSAWLKLKPEAETLDLVVIAVEYGHGKRAHQLSDYTFATRDRDENLTPIIKAFIGLKDAEIVEMTEYFKGIAREQRGRALIVEPRVVVEVKFDEIQKSSLYEAGYALRFPRIKRIRWDLAVDEIDTIETVERLYQRQKRRI is encoded by the coding sequence ATGCTGTTACGCGAGCTCACTGAAATCTACGAGCAGGTCAGAGCAACGTCAAGCACACGGGAGAAGATCACGCTGGTAGCGGATTTATTACGCGGAACGCCCTCGGCGCTACTGCCGCACGTCTGCTACATGCTCCGCGGCCGGCTGTTCCCGGATTATGCGGTGCAGGAGCTCCAAATCGGCTGGTCGAGCCTCTGGGATGTCGTTCGTTCCGTCGTTCATATCTCCGATGACGACCTGAAAGCGGCATACAACCGGTTTGGCGACCTCGGCTCCGCGGTCGAATTGCTCGTAACGGCAAAGCCGAAAATCGCCGTTTCTCTAGTCTCAGAGCCGCTCACCGTCGAGGAATGCTATAGCGCACTGATGAAGATCGCCACGCTCAGCGGTAAGGACTCACTGCGCCGAAAAAGGGCGATACTAACCGGGCTCCTGAACCAGAGCACGCCAGCTGAGGCGAAGTTCATCGTGAAGACGATTACCGGCGATATGCGCTATGGTTTCAAGCACGGCCTGCTGGAAGAAGCGATCGCGCAGGCCTTTTCAGTGGATGTGGCTGTGCTCCGTAAGGCATACATGGTGCGATCAGACATCGGCGAGGTGGCACAGCTAGCGAAAGAGGCGCCTGCAAGGCTGCAAGAGCTCACCATCGTGCTCGGCCGACCGCTGCGCCCGATGCTTGCGGATACCGCAGAGCAGCTCGAGGAAGGGTTCAGACGCTTCGATACCGCGCTCTTCGAGTACAAATACGACGGTGCGCGACTCAGCATCCATAAACATGACGAGTTCGTGAATGTATTCACCCGAGAAGCCGAAGAGGTGAGCCAATCGCTCCCTGAAATTGTTGCTGACGTCCGAAAGATTCCGCATTCATTCATCGTTGACTCCGAGATCATTCCGTTCGAGCACTCGCCGAAAGCATTCCAGGAGCTGATCAAGCGGCTCAGGCGGAAGTATCGCATTGACGAGTTTGCCCGCAAGATCCCGGTAAAAGTACACGTCTTCGACCTCCTGTATCTCGATGGCAAGACGCTCATAGATGTGCCGCTACTTGAGCGGCGTAAGCTGTTGCAGACCGTGATCGCGCCGAGTGAGCATGTAGCAATCGCGACCTATCTCCTGACGAAGAGCGCAGCCGAAGCGCGGATCATGTTCCAGGAGGCGCTCGACCACGGCTCTGAAGGCTTGATGATCAAGAACCCGCAGTCGTGCTACACGCCGGGCAAACGAGGCAGTGCATGGCTGAAGCTGAAGCCTGAGGCTGAAACGCTTGACCTGGTCGTCATAGCGGTCGAGTACGGCCACGGCAAGCGAGCACACCAGCTCTCGGACTACACCTTCGCGACCCGAGACCGGGACGAGAATCTTACGCCGATCATCAAGGCCTTCATCGGCCTGAAAGATGCAGAGATCGTGGAGATGACCGAATACTTCAAGGGCATTGCACGCGAGCAGCGAGGACGAGCCCTGATAGTCGAGCCGCGGGTGGTGGTGGAGGTGAAATTCGACGAGATACAGAAGAGCTCGCTCTACGAGGCCGGCTACGCACTCCGGTTCCCGCGCATCAAACGAATTCGCTGGGACCTCGCGGTCGATGAGATTGATACGATCGAAACGGTCGAGCGACTCTACCAGCGGCAGAAGCGA